The nucleotide sequence ATAACAACGAGCAGATATCCCGTCTCTGTATAATTGTCGCCAAAATAGACCACTGCAAATAGATCGCCTGTAGCAATCAAGCCGAACATGAGACAAATCGCAATAATCATCGAAAAGGACATGGTCGAGCGGATGAACTTGACCCCCTTTCGTTCTTCGCCCGTCGATATTAAATACGACATCCTCGGAAGTACCACCGCCCCAAGCGCGGAAATCACGCCTAGAGGAACCATGATGATTTTGTCCGCGCAATCGAAAAAACCGAGTTGGGCGCTGCTTGAAAGCAAGCCGATGAGAATCTTGTCCAACACCCTATATACGCTTGTAGCAATCAGGGGAACGAACAAAATCACACTTGGTTTTAAATGCCGTATCAGCTTACAAAACTTTGGGATGTGGAAACTTGCGATATGCTTCTTCACATAGGGCCACAGCACCACCTGAGAAATAAAGTATCCGAGCGACATTATCGCGACATATAACCAAACATCGTCACGACCTTTAATGAATACAAAGATGCAGAAAGCGGTTAAGCACTTTATTACTGAATTGCGAACAACTGTAATCTTGAAATCCTCTTCGCCCCTGAATAGCCAAGTTACATCCAAAGCGGTTGACAAAATGTAAAGTATCCATATTGCACTAAGCGAATCACCAAATAGGAAAAGATAGACCAAATACAAGGCGAGTGCAAACCCAGCCGTAAGAAGCTGGGTAAAAAAGAGCTCCCAAAACAACTGATCTTTCGTAGCCTGCAGATCCCTGACTGAGGCAATACTCCTGGTCCCATAGCGCAGCATTCCCAGCGTCGCAAACATTCCAAAGTAATATGCAACATTATAAGAATATGAATAGGCCCCAATTCCGTCTGGACCCAGAATACGGGAAAGATAGGGTGCCGTGATTAGAGGAATTGCAAAAGCAAGCACTTCATACGCTAGGCTGAAGGCAAAGTTCTTTTTAATGCTTGGTGACAAGCAGTTTTCTTTCTTTTGCTTTTCGAAGAAACGTGAGGATGCCCGTTTTGCATGCCAACCCCTTGACGGCTTCGATGCAATAGTCCGAAAGCTTAATAGGCAGATAGCTCTGAACCACCGAAGAAAAAGAGTTTGAAAGAATTTGAGAGTAAAAGGAATCCGATCGCGGATGCTTCGGGGTGCAGCCCTCTATCATCTTGCCATTTAACTGCTCGCCCATCCCTCTATCAATTGCCGAAAAAACGACCTCTTCTTTTCCAAGCTCAAGTAACAGCTTCTCGCCCTTCTTCGTATTAACTAAAACACTTGTATGGCCAAGATCATCATCGTTGTCTCCAGTCAGCTCACAATACCGCCCGCAATCAAAGAGCGTTATGTCGGAATAGCGTCGCCTTCCCTTGAACTTACATTCGTTGCAAGATTTCCTGTGAGCGATGCCAGAAAAGAAAGCTCGCAAATACGGGTCGATTCTTCCGCTTTTGCTATAAACTCCGCTCTCATAGACAACTCTCATTGTGCTCATATGGTACCCGTAAGTCTTGTTGCGAAATCTTATTGACTCGATTCGCCCAAATTGCATATCTGACAAATATTGCCGCCAGGCCATAGGCGAAGCGACCCCGTGGCAAACCAAGTCAACAAGAAAAAGGCTCGCATTGTCGCCGAAGGCAGTTTTTACTGCGGCCGTCTGGCACGGCAAGCCGGTGAAGAGAACGGGGATATTTTGTTCCAAGTTTTTCTTAATACTGGCGAACACCTTGTTCGTCAAGCTGCTTTGAACATACTTAGATCCACGACACCTCATCACTTCCTCAGCAGTATGGCACTCGATATGTTCAACAGCCCATTCGTCAGAAAAAGCAGCGCCGTACGAAACACCACCGAGCGCCATCATCGAATTCGCGAGATGGAGATGCATTCCGCCCCCGGTTGATGCGACCAAGTTTTCACTGACGCCCGATTGTGCAACAAGCCCAATATCGAGATAATCTGAAACCGGAGGGTTGATTGATGGACAATCAGCCAAACACTTGCCGCAAGCTATGCAATTATTTCCAACAGCCGGAAGAATAAAGCCTCTTTCGTTTTCTTTCATTTCAACGCAGCGCATCGGACAGACGAACGAGCACAACCCGCACCCCGAGCAACTTGATTCATCCATAATGGAAACGTTCGACCTACAGACCATCGACAGCTTCTTTCAAAAAATTCCAAGAATCGCAACGCCAATTGTCTAAACTCTCATCAACGGTTGCAAAATCAACCACCAAGCTTTCAAGACGCCCCGGATCCGCATGATCCATCAAGCAGCAGCGGAGATCTAGCTGAGAGAACAGACTGTCTATTCGTGTGTTTCTGCTATTACCCCCATCGATATCACGATAGAAGGTCGCAAACTTTTTATGATGAATAAGCGAAAACACTGTTCCATGAAAAGAGTCCGTCAGAACATAATTCGCATGCCGTATCAGATTTACAAAATCGTCAGGATTGGCCGAGTAAAAATCAAAGTCATTGATAAGATCGTCTTCGTCAAGATGATAACGCCAATCTTTCAGCATCACCACCGGAAGTCCCGTCCTCTTTTTGAGCTCAGCAGCCATACGCCTTGACTCAGGATTGATGCCCAAGAAATAGCACAGGATATAATCCCCTTCGACGATCCTTTTTTCGGGAATGATATTGAGCCATCCAGCCTGATCGAACAGCAGAGTGGGATCAACGACCAGTTTTGGCTTGACATCGCCGCCCGTAACGCTGGCCACTATTTCAATCCCACTTTTTTCCCGAACACTCAAATAATCGATTTTGGATATGAATCGCGCGGCCCTAGCGGCAGAAGACTTCGGCATTGAGGAAATGCCGAAGCTGGTCGCATATGAGATTCGCCTGACCCCCTCAGAAGCGAATTCAAGAGTGTAAAAACCAGAGCTATACCCAGAAGGCAACCACAGTTGATCGCTGCCAACCAAGACTGCATCATACTTTTTTGAGCCATCTTGCAAGGCAGAGTACCCTTCGTATACGGGGCTTAGTTTGGTGAATCTACGATCACAGTATTCTCCAAAGGATTCGGATCTCAGTTCTTGTTTCGCCTTCTGAGCGCTATGTTTGCTTAAATACGCTCTCCACTTAAGTTCTGCGGTTAAGCCCAGCCAAGCATCTGCAGTAATAACCTTACGAGCGATCTGGACAACTCTTAGGGGGGAAATTTTCTTTTTGTACCTGATGAGCTCGTACTCAACTTCCAGAGCATCAATGGCTTTGCATGTGGCAAGAGCCTGGAGCATACTCCCGAAATTATGGTTGCTATAGCATGCGCAAAGTCCAAGCTTAGGCACGTTCACAAGCTTCTCTATCTATATTGGCTTTCATAGCGGTCATAAAAGCAACGAGCAATGTGATCATCTGCATCGAAAAAATCGACCCAGAAGCAGTAGTCGAGATGAGAATCGCCGCGATCATCGTAAGCGATAGGACCAGCATCCCCGAGGCAATCCCTAAACGATAAAAGTCGACTACGAGCATGATTAGCAGAAGAAGCCAAATGATCAGTCCTAAAAAGCCAAACTGAGCCAACACGACAGGCCAAAATGTATCTGTTAAGTAGCTAGGATTATTTGGAGCCAATCCGTAGACGTTTTGCAAGCCGTATTGATAGTAAAGTGGGGAATAAATTGTCTTCGTGACTCCCGACCCGAAAGAAGCGAAACCAGCACCCAAAGGGAAAAAGTTTTGAAACACTGAAAGAGCAGTTGTCATCAGGTGACCTCGCGCAGACTCGGAAGCGCTACCGTAATACACGGACATCTGCGCTTGCCCGACGAGGAAAGCAGAAACCGATCCTACACCAATTACGACAAAGGGAGCGCGCGTAGACCCCTTTCTTACAAATATAATAATCAGAACGATCACCAATGCAAGCGCTACCCACCTGCTTCGTAGAGACATCGCCATCAGAATCAAAGCGATACCGATATATTTTTTCCACCCGTTACTGGCATCCGAATAAATAAACGCCATACAAGCAAGAGAGAGGGTGACCATATGAGTAGGATGAATAAATACAAATTGGAAAGCCTTCAAGCCGTAGCGCATCTCATATGTCATTCCAATGTCTACGAATTGATTAATCGCCAAGCATGCAAGCATCAATACTAAAAGGACCTTGCTCTCTCTGGCCATATAGCTAACGAAATAAGAAGTGTTTCCGAGAATAGATTTCAGGGCAAAGTAAATGATAAAGAACTTTGAGCAAGCTAATATATCGACCAGAATAAAAAAAGTATCGGAAACTATGCCAGAAAGAAAGTTTCCAAAAAGCCCAATAACGACGATCGCAAATAACAGGCACAGCGCGATCTTCATTTCCCTCGTAAAACGAGATTTGCGCATCGCCATGGAAAAGAACAGAGAAAGGAGCGAGGATACCGCCAAAATCTCATCATAATAAGAAAAAGGAGGCAGAATTATCTCGATGATCGGCTGGAATAGCAGTAAGTTAAAGGCAATCAGAGCTAAAAGCTCAATGCAAGTCATGTCATGTTTAAACTTGTTAGGTATTCTGCTCAGCATCGTCATCCAGCAATCTCAAATACAAATTAGCTAACTGCGTATGGACAACCTTGTTGTCAAGTTTGCCTAAAACATACTCTTGGTTTGCATCCGCCATCTGATAAGCTCGATCTTGATCAACAAGCAGTTCCTCGAGGGCACAAGCCAAGGCGCTTACATCACCTGGCCCGATCAGCACACTACCCGCACGGCATACTTCTTCGGGTATACCCCCAACACAGGTACTGACCACGGCATTGCCAGCAGCCATCGCCTCAATGATCGAGACGGGAAAGCCTTCATCGTACGAGGGCAGAACCATGATGGAGGATGACGAGAGGATGTCCTGGACTTTTTCCTCGCCAAGCCATCCAGTGAATTGCGTACTTTGCGAAAACACCAGCAACCTTGGCCGCTTCTTGCAGCTTTTCAATTTCTCCATCACCCGCAAACGTGCAGAAGAACCTCATCCCCTTACTCTGTAGCATGCCCAATGCCTTAATTAAGTCGTACGCGCCTTTGCGAACGCCAAGGCGTCCTACAAAAGCGATGCTTGCCGGAAATCCGTGCTTAAAGTTCGATTTCGCGCAGTCTATCGAGTTATTTATTACAACAACGTTTTTCAGATCGAGAGTGTTTTCAAAAAAACATTTCCATGAATTTGAAAGAACTATCACCGCGTCTGCTTGCGAAAAACTATGCCGAAGGCGTTTCTGCCCCCGTTCGCTTAATGACGCAAAAAACTTTTTGTATTCGGCACCATGTACATGATAAACAACTCGAGATCCCTTGAGTTTCGCGGCTTTCCCATACAAAAGTTTTCTCCAGGTACTCGAATATGATGCAATATGTATATGGCATATGTCAGCTTTCAAAGGCTTAATGATAAAGCGCATATACTGCACCCCGGTGAAGAAAAGCCGAGATGCAAGACTTCCGTCCCTGCAAGAGGGAAACTCTAAAATTGTGAAGCGGGAAGCTAAGGTTTCGCTTTTACTCAATGACCGAATAACCGACGCCATTCCGCCGGACGCGCGGGAGCTATCTGGGCCTATCATTAAAATTTTATACATAAAGAGTCCGCACTTGTTCTGGCAGTACCAAGCAATCGCCAAGATATCTATCTAATGGATCGCGAAGCTTATCTTCCTTGCTATGGAAAGGATCAAACCCCCCGCCTGTGTAAAAAGTGAGTTCACCAAAGAAAGGCTTTCCTTCAATGCAGTACCAATCGACACGAACGTGAGGGAAGCTTTCGGATAAACTTTGCGACAGCGTCAGCATTTCTTCAAAACCGTCCGGCTTAGCAAGCAGCTCGCCTTCTGGCACATGGCTGACATGCCAATCGCCGTAAGACTCCCAAGCAGGTGAAAAGAACTGCTCTTTGTGGTTTTCAAAACGATCGGCGTCGCACTGGATCATCTTACAGACACCATCAAAGCAATAAAACTTATAATCATTAGGCGTTGCTCGTTCTCGATCTCTCAGATACTCCTCGACAATGATGCGAGGCTTCACGCCCTTGTACGCCCATTCGCGTCCTTGCCAGTACCAATTGCGCTTGAGCGCCGTCTCTAATCCACGAGCCGCCGCCCCGAAATCGAAGGTCGCTTTGTCTATGCAGATGTGAGCGCTCTGGGAATCGTGTGTACACTTGACGACAAATTCATTAGGCAAGTCGGCACCGAGGAACTCTTCAACAGTATTATAGACGCCAATAAGCGGTACCAAATACTGCGAACCGATCCGCTTTTCGACGAAGTCACGCACTTTGCACTTGTCCACAAGAGAAACCATGCGAGGATCTTGACAGTTGAGCTTCATCCACTGCAGTTTCTCATTGAACGTCGACGGCTCGTCGATATTCGGTAAGCCGCCGAACTTTGCACAGTAGTAAATCTTGATGTACTGCCTGTCGGGAAGGAACCTGAGGCTGTTCTTCAAGGATAGCATGAAGCGTTTCTTGAGCCTCATACGCGCCTTCCTTCGAGCACGTCCGCTATCCGCGCGCTGGCATGACCATCTCCGTATGGGTTAGACGCATGGCTCATGGCCAAATAAACCCTCTCGTCGGAAAGCAGGCGATCGAATTCGCGGCAAATTGCGTCTTCTTGGGTACCTACAAGCTTCAAAGTCCCAGCCTCCACGCCCTCGGGACGCTCGGTGGTATCGCGCATGACGAGCACGGGCTTGCCGAGCGAGGGAGCCTCCTCCTGGATGCCGCCCGAGTCGGTCAGGACGAGATGGCAGCGCGCGAGCAGGTTGTGGAAGTCGAGAACCTCCAAGGGCTCGATCATCCGCAGGCGGTCGAAGCCGTCGAGCTCCGCGTGGGCGGCCTCGTGCACAAGAGGGTTCATATGAACGGGATAGACCGCCTTGACGTCGGGACGCTCCTCCATCACGCGCCGGATGGCGCGGAACATGGAGCGCATGGGCGCACCCAGGTTCTCGCGGCGATGCGCCGTGATGAGCACGAGGCGAGACCCTGCGGCCCAGTCGAGAACCGAATGGGAGTAACCCTCCCTCACTGTGGTTCGCAGGGCGTCGATGCCGGTGTTGCCCGTAACCCAGATGCTCCGAGAGCGCCGGGCGAACGTAGCGGTCGATCGTGCCCGGGGACACCGTAGACTCGATCACCACGACCGCGCCCTCGGGCGCGACGTCCAGGACCGACTCCACCGCGCCGACGACGTAGGCGGGATCCCGCTCTCGCGCATGACCTCGGAGGCGCGAGCGAGCTCCACCTGGTAGCGCGGCACGAAGCACTCTTTGAGAACGGGTCTGCCGTCCTTCGAGCGCTGCCCCGCCGCATGCAGGTTGATGAGCTCGCACGCCTTGTCCTCCTGCCCGGAAAGAACCTGAATCACATACCACATGGAGGGCCTCCTCGCTCAGGCGGACATAGCTTCGCCATTCGGGCCTCCGGCCCGCGGCATCGAGAGTATTCATTCCCCTGGTTCCGCTTGGCCCGCCGATGGCACCGCCTGCGCTTGCTCAGGATATGTTCGTCGCGGTTTCCCGCCGGGAGCCCAACGCCTTGCGCCTTGGGCTCCCGGCGGGAAACCGGGGTCGTGCTAGTTCTTCACCGGGACGTTCAGGGCGGCCTGCAGCACGCAGTCGCCCTCGCCCCCTTCGTCGAAGCGGAGGTAGGCCATCCGCTTGTGGCGGTTGATCTTGCGCACGCGGCCCTCGCAGCCGCGCAGCGGGCCCCGCTCCACCTGCAGGACGCCGCCCTCGATGCGGCCCTCGCTCGCACGCAGCACGTGCGCCTCGTCGAGGACCGACTCGAGCCACGCCTGCACGCTCGGCGAGAGCGGCGCGTAGGTGCGGCCCCTCCGGCCCACGAGCGGTGCCGGGAACGACAGCTGCCCGAGCGCCTTGGCAAGCGCGCGCACGTCGCGCGTGGAAACGAACACGTACTCGCTGAACATGGGGTGCACGACGATGCGCCAGGCGCCCTCGCGCTTCATGTACCGCTCGTACTTGGGAACGAAGCAGTCTTCCACGAGGTCGGAGCCGAGGAGCTGGCGGCACTTGCCCGCCACCGCGTCCTCGCGACCCTCGGGCACATGAATGGCGTACCAGCGCAGGTCGCCGTCGCGCGACGGCCCTTCGGACAGGAAACCCGTCGGCAAACCCTCGCGCTGCCGTGCCTCCGTTGCCATTACGCCCTCTCCTACGCTCGCTCGCATAATCGGATGCTGCGGCCGTCGGTGCACGTTGCTGCCGCACCGACGGCCGCAAGAACGTAGACTTTTTGTCTCACGTAAAACTTGCCCGCCCTCATGCAAGGGCGCCCATCCGATCTGCTGTTTCTCTTTCGAATGAGATTATCGGGCATCTCCGCCAAAAAGTCTACGTTTTGGCAACGAAAACCATGCCGAGCGGGTTATTCAACACCCCGGTCGCCATAAACGCTAAGCAACTTCCCCCTCGGCGTCCCTCTTCAGCCACCGGTCGAACGTCCGGGGGCAAACACCGAGGTGCTCCGCCGCTTCCTTGCGCGTGATCTGGCCCGATAGGTATGCGGCCTTGATCGGCCGATAAGCGCTCGGCACCTCGATGGCCGGCCGGCCGAACCTCACGCCACGCGCCCGAGCCGCCGCGATCCCCTCCGCCTGGCGCTGCCGAATGTTCTCGCGCTCAAGTTGCGCAACATAGCTGAGCAGCTGCAGCACCACGTCGGCCAGGAACACGCCGGTGATGCCGTGCTGGTCGTTGCGCGTGTCGAGAAGCGGCATGTCGAGCACCACGACGAACGCCCGCTTCACCTTCGTGAGGATGCGCCACTGCTCGAGGATCTCGTCGTAGTTCCGCCCCAGCCGGTCGATGCTCTTCACCACCATTACGTCGCCGGGCCGAAGGCGCTTGACCAGCTTGCGGTACTCCGGCCGCTCGAAGTCCTTGCCACTCGCCTTGTCGGCGTAGATACGCTCTTCCGCCACGGGAAAGCCCGTGAGGGCGTCGATCTGCCGCCTGAGCTTCTGGTCCTTCGCCGACACGCGCGCATACCCGTACACGATTCCTTCTCGCTCCATCGCTCACCCCATCGTTCCCGTCAAAGCGAGCCCCCTCCGGGCCGCTTTGCCATCGGCCGCCAAAAGAGATGCCGGCAGGCGCACGGCCGGTCGGCATGGGGCAATTATCGCGAACGGAAGCCGTCCGGGCCGTTCCGAGGGCAGGGTCGGCAAGGGAATCCGCAGCGACAACATTGGAGAGTCGGGTGGTCAGGTTTCTAAAGGCGAGAGGGGCTGGGGGCGGGAACAGTTCGAGGAGCTCTCGATTAACCTCGGGTGTTTCCGAGTGCGCCGGATGGCTCTTTCTGCGCGCATAGTCTCGGCCGGCTGATATTGAGAAGGAGCGAACGATCGACGGGGAGTTCGAAGCGGGACCTAGCCATCGGAAAAGTTGGGAGCTCGCCTTTCTCGTTCTTCTTTATTAGGAAGCTTAAGAAGCGGCGAAGCCGCGCTACACTTTTATTGCGACTGGGCGCACCGCTTCGCGGGCGGCGCGGCCTACGCGCAGTTCTTCGTGTGGTGGTAGGTGGGGACGGCGGATTCCAGGATGTGGACGGCTTCCTCGTCCGATTTGCCGATGGCGGCTTCCAGCTCGCCGAGCTTGGCGGCCACCTCGTCGTAGCTGATCTCCTGGCCGGTGGATATCATGATGGACTTGTTGTCGGTGGGAAGCGTGCTCTCCTCGTCCATGAGCAGCTCCTCGTACATCTTCTCGCCGTCGCGCAGGCCCGTGAACGTGATCTTCACGTCCACGTCGGGCACGAGGCCCTGCAGCTGGATGAGACCCTTCGCCAGCTCGACGATCTTCACGGGCTCGCCCATGTCGAGAATGAATATCTCGCCGCCATGCGCCATGCCGCCTGCCTGGATGACCAGGCGCGATGCCTCGGGGATGGTCATGAAGAAGCGCTCGATCTCGGGGTGCGTGACCGTGACGGGGCCGCCGGCGGCAATCTGGCGCTGGAACACAGGGATGACGCTGCCGTTCGAGCCCAGCACGTTGCCGAAGCGCACGGCGGAGAACACGGTCTTGGACGTGCGCGCGTACAGCTGCATCACCATCTCGCCCATGCGCTTCGTGGCGCCCATGACGCTCGTGGGGTTCACGGCCTTGTCGGTGGAGATGAAGATGAAGCGCGCGGCGCCGAACGCGTCGGCCGCCTTCACCACGTTGAGCGTGCCGAACACGTTGTTGTGCAGCGCCTCGCGCGGGCACGCCTCCATGAGCGGCACGTGCTTATGCGCCGCGGCATGGAACACGGCGCCAGGACGGTACTTCGCGAACACCTCGGCCACGCGGGCCTCGTCGCACACGCTGCCGATCTCGATGACGATCTCGATGTCGTCGTACTCGGACAGCAGCTCGTTGCGCAGCATGTAGGCGTCGTTCTCGTAGATGTCGAAGATGACGATGCGCGCGGGCGCCACGCGGCACAGCTGCCGGCAGAGCTCGCTGCCGATGGAGCCGCCGCCGCCCGTGACCAGCACGCACTCGCCGGCGATGTATCCGGACACGGCGCGGGTGTTCAGGATGATCTCCTCGCGCCCCAGAAGGTCGGCCACGTCCACATCGCGCAGCCGCACGTCGCCTATCTCGTCGAGCGACAGCTCGCGAATGTTGGGCAGCGTGCGCAGCTTGCATTCGGTCTTCGTGCACTCGCCGTAGATGCGCTTGCGCTCCTCGAGCGAGGCCGAGGGAATGGCCACGACGATCTGCTCGATGTCGTAGCGGTCCACCAGCTCCACAATGTCGTCCGTGGTGCCGGCCACCTTCACGCCGTGAATGCGGCTGCCGCGCTTCGAAACGTCGTCGTCGGTGGCCACGATGGCCACGCCGGGCATGAGCGGATCCTTCGAGGCCATGCGGCCGATGGCGAGCGAGCCCGTCTCCCCCGCGCCCACGATGAGCGTGCGCGGCCGGTCACAGGCGCGCTGTGCCGACCCCAGCACGCGCTTCTTCTGACGCATGACGCGGAATACCAAGCGTATGCCCCCCATGAAGAATATGAGCAGAAAGCACGAGACGAAGAACACGCGTATGGGCAGGCGCACGTCGATGATCCATAGGAACACGGCGCCGATGAGCGTGGACAGCACCACCGCGAGCATGATCTGGATGGCCTCGTCGACGCTCGCGTACTCCCACAGGTTGTTGTAGAGGCGGAACAGGCCGAGCACCGCCACGTTGATGAGCGCCAGGATGCCCAGCATGAAGTAGATCTCGTTGTTTACGAAGACCTCGTCCTCGACGGCGGTGAGCAAGGATGCGAGCCAGTAGGCGGCGTACGTCGCAACGATGTCGAGCAGCAGCAGGACCGCTGTTCTTTTTGTGATATGAGCGTCCAAGCGCAGCCTCGTCCCCGAGTGGAAAAGCGAATTGATGCCATTTTGCCGACAAGCGCGGCAACCAAAAGGGTATTGTATACAAAGTAACGTAACCTTGCACGGACCAATGCTTTACAGGAGCCTGCTACATGAATAAAACAGCCGTTCCCGGCACAGCCATCGCAGCCCCCGGGGAACCGGAAACCCCCAGCGACCAGCCTGCACGCACAAGCAACATCGACGCCATCGTAGCCTATTTCGAGAGCGGCATCACGCCGGCCGGGGCAGCCGGCGAGCTGGGCATCGAGCTGGAGCACACCCTCGTGCACGACGACATGAGCCCCGTGCCGTACAGCGGGCCCTACGGCGTGGAATGGCTGCTGGGCCAGCTGGAAGCCGAGTTCCCCCGCACGACGCGCGACCCGGAGGGCGACCTCTTGGGCGTGGCGCGGCCCGGCGAGGCCGTGACCATCGAGCCGGCGGCGCAGGTTGAGCTCTCGGCGGGCCCGTTCGCGAGCCTCGAGGACGCGCGGGCGACGTTCGAGCGGTTCGAGCGCACGCTGGACGACGCGCTGGCGCCGCACGGCGAGCGCGCGCTCACGGTGGGCTACCACCCCTCCGCCAAGGCGCTCGACCTGGAGCTCATCCCCAAGCGGCGCTACAAGTTCATGAACCTGTACCTGGGCGAGAAGGGGCCGTTCGGGCCGCGCATGATGCGGGGCAGCGCGTCGACCCAGGTGTCGATAGACTACTGGTCGACGGCGGACTGCCTGCGGAAGCTGCGGCTGGCGTTCGCGCTCGTGCCGCTGTTCTCGCTCGTCTGCGACAACTCGCCGGTGTTCGAGGGCGCGCCGCGCGCCCACGAGCTGGTGCGGACCGAGATCTGGCGGTTCTGCGACCCCGACCGCTGCGGCCTGGTGCCCGGCGTGATGGACCCGGGTTTCGACCTGCGCCGCTATGCCGAGTACCTTTTGGACACGCCTGCTATCCTCATACCGTGCCGTAAGGAGCAGTGGTGCTACTCCGAGCGCACCTTCGGCGAGATATACGCCGAGCGCACCATGACGCGCGCCGAGGTGGAGCACGCCGTGTCCATGTTCTTCAACGACGTGCGTCTGAAGACCTATATCGAGATCAGGCCGGCCGACGCGATGCCCGTGCCCTACGTGGTGGCGTACGCGGCGCTGATCAAAGGGCTGTTCTACCATGCGGAGAACCTCGACGCGCTCGACGCGCTGTTCGAAGGCGTGGACGGCGCGGCCGTGGAGGCGGCCAAGGATGCGCTTATGGCCGCAGGATACGAGGCCGAGGTGTACGGAAGGCCTGCGGCCGAGCTGGTCGACGAGGTGATGACGCTGGCACGGCGGGGCCTAGCAGCTGGCGAGCAGGGCTTCCTCGAGCCGCTCGCGCAGCTGGCAGCGCAGCGCGTCACGCTGGCCGACCTGGCCGAGCGCAAGGGTTAAACCGGCGTCCGCATCTCGAAGCCGCAACAGCCGCAGCAGCGCGATGGAGGGACGACCTTCCAGCATGCGAGCGGAATACACGAGGAGAGGAGGCCCGACGTGGACAACACGGGCAAGATGGTGAAGGTGGCGTACAAGGGGTTCTTCGACGACGGCTCCGTGTTCATCGACCAGACGGAGCAGCCCGTCGAGTTTCCCTGCCTGGACGGATGGATGCCGCCGGCGTTCATCGACACCGTTCGGGGCATGGCCGTGGGCGAGACGCGGCAGGTGCACGTGGGCGCGAACGAGGCCTACGAGGAGCGCACCGACGAGCGCGTGATGGAGGTGGAGCGCGCGAAGATACCCGCCTCGGTGAAGCTCGTGGTGGGCGAGATGGTGAACCT is from Gordonibacter urolithinfaciens and encodes:
- a CDS encoding polysaccharide biosynthesis protein; the encoded protein is MDAHITKRTAVLLLLDIVATYAAYWLASLLTAVEDEVFVNNEIYFMLGILALINVAVLGLFRLYNNLWEYASVDEAIQIMLAVVLSTLIGAVFLWIIDVRLPIRVFFVSCFLLIFFMGGIRLVFRVMRQKKRVLGSAQRACDRPRTLIVGAGETGSLAIGRMASKDPLMPGVAIVATDDDVSKRGSRIHGVKVAGTTDDIVELVDRYDIEQIVVAIPSASLEERKRIYGECTKTECKLRTLPNIRELSLDEIGDVRLRDVDVADLLGREEIILNTRAVSGYIAGECVLVTGGGGSIGSELCRQLCRVAPARIVIFDIYENDAYMLRNELLSEYDDIEIVIEIGSVCDEARVAEVFAKYRPGAVFHAAAHKHVPLMEACPREALHNNVFGTLNVVKAADAFGAARFIFISTDKAVNPTSVMGATKRMGEMVMQLYARTSKTVFSAVRFGNVLGSNGSVIPVFQRQIAAGGPVTVTHPEIERFFMTIPEASRLVIQAGGMAHGGEIFILDMGEPVKIVELAKGLIQLQGLVPDVDVKITFTGLRDGEKMYEELLMDEESTLPTDNKSIMISTGQEISYDEVAAKLGELEAAIGKSDEEAVHILESAVPTYHHTKNCA
- a CDS encoding glutamate-cysteine ligase family protein, which produces MNKTAVPGTAIAAPGEPETPSDQPARTSNIDAIVAYFESGITPAGAAGELGIELEHTLVHDDMSPVPYSGPYGVEWLLGQLEAEFPRTTRDPEGDLLGVARPGEAVTIEPAAQVELSAGPFASLEDARATFERFERTLDDALAPHGERALTVGYHPSAKALDLELIPKRRYKFMNLYLGEKGPFGPRMMRGSASTQVSIDYWSTADCLRKLRLAFALVPLFSLVCDNSPVFEGAPRAHELVRTEIWRFCDPDRCGLVPGVMDPGFDLRRYAEYLLDTPAILIPCRKEQWCYSERTFGEIYAERTMTRAEVEHAVSMFFNDVRLKTYIEIRPADAMPVPYVVAYAALIKGLFYHAENLDALDALFEGVDGAAVEAAKDALMAAGYEAEVYGRPAAELVDEVMTLARRGLAAGEQGFLEPLAQLAAQRVTLADLAERKG
- a CDS encoding FKBP-type peptidyl-prolyl cis-trans isomerase, which codes for MDNTGKMVKVAYKGFFDDGSVFIDQTEQPVEFPCLDGWMPPAFIDTVRGMAVGETRQVHVGANEAYEERTDERVMEVERAKIPASVKLVVGEMVNLEDPTGQTYPARLVELTDEKAVFDLNHEAIAKALNFEMTLLDVSELPSR